A single genomic interval of Osmerus mordax isolate fOsmMor3 unplaced genomic scaffold, fOsmMor3.pri Scaffold_107, whole genome shotgun sequence harbors:
- the LOC136939090 gene encoding mitoferrin-2-like has translation MEADGFVSRRRMSVDTTSADGGVTGAAAGADIRWLGGRILNATGGIVGGLTPPRITGEKDFAVAMHRAAPEPTTATEPEIDYEGLPQGVATSTHMLAGAVAGIMEHCLMYPIDCVKTRMQSLQPQPGARYRNVMDALRQIVRTEGMWRPVRGVNVMAVGAGPAHALYFACYEKIKFSLSDAVHPGANSHFANGMAGCMATVLHDAVMNPAEVVKQRMQMYNSPYRGVLDCIGAAWRREGPAAFYRSYTTQLTMNVPFQALHFITYEYLQELLNPLRHYNPSSHVVSGALAGAIAAAATTPLDVCKTLLNTQEALALTAEGAAGAGGEGVAAATAAAAGGGVGGGGRHISGLGEAFRTVYRMGGAQAFFKGVQARVIYQMPSTAISWSVYEFFKYLITKRHHERRLRDRDVEK, from the exons ATGGAAGCGGATGGTTTCGTGTCCAGGCGACGAATGTCCGTGGACACGACGAGCGCTGACGGCGGGGTCACAGGCGCTGCAGCTGGGGCGGACATCCGATGGCTGGGCGGCAGGATTTTGAACGCTACGGGGGGAATCGTTGGAGGGCTTACGCCGCCCAGGATAACGGGGGAAAAAGACTTTGCTGTGGCGATGCATCGCGCAGCTCCCGAACCCACCACGGCTACCGAGCCTGAAATTGACTATGAGGGTCTACCTCAAGGTGTAGCTACCAGCACACACATGTTGGCGGGTGCCGTGGCTGGAATCATGGAGCACTGCCTCATGTACCCCATCGACTGTGTCAAG accagGATGCAGAGCCTGCAGCCCCAGCCTGGAGCGCGGTACAGGAACGTGATGGACGCCCTGCGGCAGATCGTGCGTACGGAGGGGATGTGGCGGCCGGTGAGGGGCGTGAACGTCATGGcggtgggggcggggccagcgcACGCGCTCTACTTCGCCTGCTACGAGAAGATCAAGTTCTCCCTCAGTGATGCCGTGCACCCCGGGGCCAACAGCCACTTCGCcaacg ggaTGGCAGGTTGCATGGCCACAGTGCTCCATGATGCAGTCATGAACCCAGCTGAAG TGGTGAAGCAGCGCATGCAGATGTACAACTCCCCGTACCGCGGCGTGCTGGACTGCATCGGCGCGGCGTGGCGCCGCGAGGGCCCTGCGGCGTTCTACCGCAGCTACACCACGCAGCTGACCATGAACGTGCCCTTCCAGGCGCTGCACTTCATCACCTACGAGTACCTGCAGGAGCTGCTCAACCCGCTGCGCCACTACAACCCCTCCTCGCACGTGGTCTCCGGGGCGCTGGCCGGCGCCATCGCCGCCGCCGCCACCACGCCGCTGGACGTGTGCAAGACCCTCCTCAACACGCAGGAGGCGCTGGCGCTCACGGCCGAGGGCGCCGCCggcgctgggggggagggggttgccgCGGCGACGGCGGCCGCGGCCGGCGGGggcgtaggaggaggagggcgccaTATCtcggggctgggggaggcgtTCAGGACTGTGTACAGGATGGGCGGGGCCCAGGCCTTCTTCAAGGGCGTCCAGGCGAGGGTGATCTACCAGATGCCCTCCACCGCCATCAGCTGGTCGGTGTACGAGTTCTTCAAGTACCTCATCACCAAGCGTCACCACGAGAGGCGGCTGAGGGACCGCGACGTCGagaagtag
- the LOC136939089 gene encoding homeobox protein Nkx-2.5-like: MLLSGIHFLGAREQDLDGIMLPSPLTSTPFSVKDILKLEQEQQQQQQSQQLQSRHLDHQHLPSHAQHLHQQSPHQQQHYQTPPSCMLAGAVESPAFSDGEDNLAYLSSLAVRDGHGEASLSPEMYVHSGLGHLSDPKLEVELEEQSTKSCGVSSKPLEGGEDGGHGDSERPTKQRTRRKPRVLFSQAQVFELERRFKQQRYLSAPEREHLASTLKLTSTQVKIWFQNRRYKCKRQRQDKSLELAGHHHPPPPRRVAVPVLVRDGKPCLGGPQNYNAAYGSNPYSYNGYPGYTYNNPAYNSNYSCTYTSIPALPPTTTANAFMNMNLGNIGGLSASPQPQTHQGATVTPCQGTLQGIRAW, from the exons ATGTTACTCAGCGGGATTCATTTCCTTGGTGCGCGCGAGCAGGACCTGGATGGCATAATGCTCCCGAGCCCTCTCACCTCGACGCCGTTCTCAGTCAAGGATATTCTGAAGCTCGAgcaggaacagcagcagcaacaacaatctCAGCAGCTCCAGTCGCGCCACTTGGACCACCAGCACCTCCCGTCCCACGCGCAGCACTTGCACCAGCAGTCGCCCCACCAACAGCAGCACTACCAGACTCCGCCGTCCTGCATGCTCGCCGGTGCAGTCGAGAGCCCCGCGTTCTCGGACGGGGAGGATAACCTGGCATACCTCAGCTCGCTGGCGGTCCGGGACGGGCACGGAGAGGCTAGCCTGTCCCCGGAGATGTACGTCCACTCCGGTCTAGGGCACCTGAGCGACCCGAAGCttgaggtggagctggaggagcagagcaCAA AGAGCTGCGGCGTATCTTCCAAgcctctggagggtggggaggacggCGGCCATGGAGACTCGGAAAGGCCGACCAAGCAGAGGACCAGGCGGAAACCTCGGGTTCTTTTCTCCCAGGCTCAGGTCTTCGAGCTGGAACGGCGCTTCAAGCAGCAGCGCTACCTGTCCGCCCCGGAGCGGGAGCACCTGGCCAGCACTCTCAAACTCACCTCCACGCAGGTCAAAATCTGGTTTCAGAACCGACGGTACAAATGCAAAAGGCAGCGACAGGACAAGTCACTCGAGCTGGCgggccaccaccaccctcccccgcCGAGGCGAGTCGCCGTACCCGTCCTGGTCAGGGACGGGAAGCCCTGTCTTGGTGGTCCACAGAACTACAACGCGGCCTACGGATCGAATCCCTATAGTTATAACGGATATCCGGGTTATACATACAACAACCCAGCGTACAACAGCAACTACAGCTGCACATACACAAGCATCCCTGCCTTACCGCCCACCACCACGGCCAACGCCTTCATGAACATGAACTTGGGCAATATTGGCGGCCTGAGCGCTTCGCCACAGCCACAAACTCACCAAGGAGCTACGGTGACGCCGTGTCAAGGGACATTGCAGGGGATCCGAGCCTGGTAA